In Lycium ferocissimum isolate CSIRO_LF1 chromosome 7, AGI_CSIRO_Lferr_CH_V1, whole genome shotgun sequence, the sequence TTTAGTTTTCGTGATGAGAATTCACACTTCCGTTTACTTTTCAGTTTCGCGAATGTGCAAAAATTCATAAGCTGTAGACCATGTTAACATTGCAGGCAAAATATAGACAAGAGTGAAGGGTACCAACTTGTATAATCGTTTCTCGCCTCTTTAGTACCAGAGTGTCTTCCGTTTCACTTTAATCTGTTTCCTATCCTGGCATTGATTGTGCTTCTGTTACAAAGTTTGTGCAGTGTATTGGAGCATGTATGATATTTTTTGACTTAGTGGCTTGAATTTTTTGAATTGTTTTGCTTGCCAAGGTATTAATTAAGGTAGCATATACTAAAAATCACAGGTAGAATCAAAGTGGATCATGGTTCTTCTGATATTGTTCAAGATTCCTAGGACTTGGTTCCCACAGAAGATGAAAGTATTAGcatttcaacatcaacatcaacatcaacatgaACTCTCGTGTAACACCAGATTGTTCCAAAATAGAAATGGAAGTCCCAATTTTTTAGTCTCTTTCAAATTTAATCCTTTGTCCCATCACAAGTCCCAATTTTTTAGTCTCTTTCAAATTTAATCCTTTGTCCCATCACAAGTCCCAATTTTTTAGTCTCTTTCAAATTTAATCCTTTGTCCCATCACAAGTTTTGGAGATGATCTCAAATTCAATTATCTAAGATATGGGCTTGTGCCACTCTCTACAGAAGTCgagccaaaaataaataaataatggaCCCACTGTGTGTTTATATGTGAAGGAAAATAATAGTAggtgaattatatatgtgatCTCAACATTAAAGGTCACTGTTCATTAATGAATTAATTATCCATTTACGCCTCACCCATGGATAAGCCTGGTCCAGTTTCAGTTTTTTGGGATTGGACCTGACATGGGATAGGTACATAAAGCTATAATCTAAAACCTGTGGACTCTAAAAATTCGTCGATGGAAAATGTTTATATTTTCATCGTGGACCTCCTGGCTCTCTTTAACCTTGGGCCAGGACCCAGTCTGCCCATAGTTACACGCAGCTGTTTCGTAATATTTCCATCTATTTTCTCTCTTCAAATCcactcaaaaaatttaaaaataaaaaataaaaaatgaagagggTGACTTTTACTTGGGGACCAAATAGTGAGTTGTGACCagcttttatttattattttcaataGAGATACAATAAACTTGTATGATctaaaaatcatgttttgagtATTGAAACGGTACAGATGAGCAAAGCAATGAGCAAAGCAAATGGAAGGTTGGTGCATTAAGCCATAGGGACTAACAAGATATTTCTCCgatttatgttttggggaaTACACGGTTTCTCTTTTATTGCTAATATTAAAATTGCTAGTGGACACTAATCCACTacaatatttcttcttttctagaGTATTtgttagcaatttttttttccttcaaaagcttcgacttttctatattttcctGTGATTCATCTTTTAATATAAGATTATTCATGGACATTACTTTGCATAAACTAAGAGCATAACCATCTCTATAACACTCGTTCCATAACTATCATGTGATGCCCTCCTTGATAGTTAAGTGTATTCGTTGACTAAGTGGGTGGTAAGTACACCTTCATATTTAATTAGAGGTTTTGGATCGAGCCTTGCTAGATATGGAGAGTCGCCTTTATTAGGGAGTATTTTATTTCACTATGGGACTACCCGGCGCAAATTCGGATTTATCAAGCCCCAATACAAACACTAGACATGggataaaaaatcaaaaaactaaaatttctCGCTTCGCCACGGATTAAACCTAACCTGGATATCCATCACATACTTAATTTACCCCTTTGAGCATCAATCTTTTTAACAGTAAATTTGTTACATAGCTTTACCTTATGTTCTGTACCCATGTGAGGAatcaaaaagagaagaaaaaatcaaatcaGACAATCACCCAAAATGGGCTGTACTACACCAATAAACACATGAGAAACCAGATAATTGCCACATATTACAGCCAAGCCAAATCTTATTATCCTACCAAGTAGATACACACGTGTACTGCTGAACGATGCAAATAAAATTGACTATTTTAATTGTCATGCAgcaatattttatttgattgatttGCATTACCATTCTAATAAGACATGTATTTCCAGATCCAAAACCACCTGATGCCTATTGTATGCCAGCCTAGAAAACCACATACATTGCATTCTTTCGGAAAAAGCGACAAATATAAACCAACTTTGGATTCCCACTTCCAAAACAAAACTCCATTGCCTtgatatatcattttttttttcttttagaataacaaaatcacttaactatcacaatttttcacaaatatacTAAACAtctcaaaagtcttcttttctcctagttggcatgccatgtcattaatatttttaataatagaCCTATTTAGCTCATCAAATCCATTTAACCAAACTCATATTTTATACCTAATCAAAtatgattcattttttttttcaatttaaaaaagtCATGTGGCTTATTATGATTGGCtgcatatattatttaatttaaaaattaaacccaatcattttttaaaaccaaattcgCTGATTCGTTTCTTTTTAACCTAAATTTTAATTAGATATAATTTTTGCCTTTACCAAATAGTTactttgtttcttcttctttcgtTTCCAAGCGTACAATAATTATTAGTATAAGATTTTTTGTTCCAATGTGATAGAAGATGTATATACTTATTTATGTGTTTACCCAAATAGTAGTTACTactttgtttcttcttctttttctaaatCTATAGGCTACCGTAataatagtttaaaaaaaaaaaaatcaatgcaATAGAAGATGCTGCCAAATTTTGTGTGTAATTTCAACAATCTTTTTAACAAATATCTATCAGATTAAACGGGCAAGAGGCTTTTGgaaaaaatatgatatttaaaaatatttgaatttaaatagaaagataaaattatttaaattcaaATATAAATTTGAAGGTAATTTATTTGAATTGAGATAAAAGAATCTTAATTTGATGGTTTATTTAAAAGTGGCTTAATAGAAAGTATGGTTTAATTCAATTGCTTTTTAATCGGGTCATATTTGATTGAGTATTAAATATGAATTTGGTTAAATGAGTTTGATGAGTTTAATAGGTATATTATTCAAACAATTGGCTTCAATGACATGGCATGCCAATTAAGAGAGAAGGAGACTTTTGATGTGTTTAGTATATTTTAAGTAAAGtaatagttgagtgactttgttggcctaaaaaaaataaaagtgatatttGAAGTCAATTCCCTAAACTTGGGTGATCATTTAGGGAATTAACTCCCATTTTGTGTTAATGGAAATAACTACTTAATGCAAGTAATATCGTTTCATTTATTTAAGTCTTATTGAAAAATACTCAATATATAAAAGGTAGTAAGTACCTGTAAAATGATTATCATGGACGTAAATTAGCCACAATATCATCCTTACTTAAAAAATAAGGATAAGACCTGCATACACTCCATCCTCTCCATAACTTCAATTTTGGAAATATATTAGGTATgttaggttgttgttgtaatacgAGTACAAACCAAAATGGTATTTTaagcttttcattttgtttcaaaataattgGTGCTTTAtgatatcaagaaaaaattgatcttattgttgcaaaattacctttatttacataaacaaaaatcattaaataGCTTTtcgaataaaaaaaataacttagaAAGAAGTAAAATTTGATTAGAGAAGTAAGTAAAAACAATCTTAATTTTCAAggagtaaataattttttaagagatgtgcataagctaaaaataccacttattatgagacgaaAGGAGTAGTATtcaatagattttaaaatttaacacGAAGTACTCATACTAATGTCATTCATCCAAAACGAAGAATGTTAAAAAAGTGAGGGATTCATGTAACGAAAGTTCAAAATCATTATACTACAATTCAATCAATCAATAAATACATTCCAAAAGTGAGGTGGAGAATTAAAAGGAAACTCAAAACAAACAGCTGTCTTAGCACTGTACACTCGTGaaaaagcaataaataaaaagaaaaagaaaaatccagCTAAAAACTGCTGTCAGTTAGTTAATTAGCAAAACTTAAACTGAACCACGAAGCAACCCATCATCATAATTGCGACCCGACCCGTTTAATCGCATCATTCTTGATCCTGCTGTCTCAACTCTCTTCTCAGCTTCTGGGAAAATGACCGACAAGCATCCATACTGAGATCCATCGCAGCTGCCAACGCCACAAAAGCCGCTGCATCCTCCGCACAGCTCACGTGCTGCACCCCAACTTCCACTTCCGGTTTACTACACTTCCCCTCGCCCCCCATTGTCGCCGACATCACGAACCCCCGGTACAGCAGCTGCGCCCACGACCCGGATCCAGGTTGCGACCCGAAATCCGATCCGGATCCTGACCCGGAACTCAGGTCGAAGCTGCTGTTCGGGCTAGTCAACGGGGTAGCCCCGTTGATAATGTCTATCCCAATTTTACCACCTTTTTTTGTACTGATTGTTGAGTTGACTAATGTGATTGCATCAGTGGCTCCATCAGGGATGATCTCGAACCGGTATCCGAGCTCACCGTTGCGTTCTCGCCAAGCTTCCAGGCGACCCCATGGTTTCCAGGTGTTGTCACCGGGTCGGAGGATGAGCCAGGACCCGGGGTTAGATTTGCTAACGCGATCAGAACCTTGTGATGGGACAAATGGGGTTACCATCGATGCTGCTGCAACGGGTGAACCTGAGAGATCATGGACTGTTATTGACCATCCTTTTCGTTCTTTTACAGGTGTCTCTTTATCTGATGTGCAAGAACTAAAACAGCTTGTTGATGTGCTTGGTTCTGATAGTGACGATCTGTAAAGAAAATAGCAAATTAAGTATTAGAAACCCCttttcaaaaactaaaataaaaaccCATTCACGAAAGAGTAAGAATTAACAACAATCAGTtgattatcaaatcaagaaatatcAGTTATCTGAGCTGAttgattacttattttaaaAGTTAGGTAAGGTATACAAAGGAATCAATGATAGAGTAAACATTTAGTTTGTCACTTTGTTGATAGTACTAATTAGAGAAATTAAAGACTTGGCTTTTCATCCTTAAAGGGGGCATCAAAATCAACAACTCAGTTGAACTACATGTAATTGGACTAAAAATTCCAAAATCGTAACTCGTTTCTGTGCCAGAACTATAATACTACTTCTACCTAGAACCTTCTGTACCCTATTTAAGATCTAAAAATTGGTCAAAACATGTAGCGTGCAACCAAAAAACTGTGACAACTGacaaagtaaaattttcaattgaTTGAAAGAAGGATTTATACCTGGATCTCATATTCCGGTCACCGGAGTTTCTGAAACTGAACTTGCAAGTAAAAACAGGTTGCTTGACGTTGCCATTGACTTGAAAGACTTGTGGACTACACTCAGGTTCACCATCAAACTGAAAAACAAATCTCGGGTCGGGTTCAGCTCTCACATTCAAATTCAATTCTGCACCATTAGACCCATTAACAGAAACCCATCCATTTTGAATCACAACTCCTCTATGCCCAATATTTTCCAAACTCTTCAAATCTAATGGCACCAAAACACTTCCCAAAAGCTTCCCAGTACTACCCTTTAAATACCCAAAACCCATCTTACCCCCATATATTTCAATCTTTAAACAACTTGGTTTTCCTCTAACATTCGATTTCTCAACAAGTTTCACTAGCTCTGATTTACTGAAGTTAAAACAACCATGAATTCTGTTATCCAAGATCGCTTCTTGTTCTTGAAAAAACGCTGAGATACTTGTTGATTGTGTCAAGAAACCTTTAAGCTTGATCTTACAGTCAAAATTTGTAGTGGGGGGCAGTTTAGATTCAGTTGGGAACTTCAAAGCTAAACTTCCTATCACAATACGCACGAAAGGACATGGATCCATTAGTCCTTTCGTTTCTTGTTTTTTGCTGTgtaaaagaagaagagataaaaGATTTGTGGAATTTTAGGGAAGAAAGTGGGATTGAGGGTAAAGGCATATATATTAAGTTAAGGTGCATAGGCGTGCGTGCGGAATGAGCTGTGGGCACGTACGCATAGAAGGTGCGCCAGCAAAGAGCATCTCTGTTCTCTCTCTGTCAATTAATCAAAGCATTTAAGTGTGCGTGCCTGAACGCCTCCCTCTTAACTTTGTCTTTTTCACAAAgtgtttcctttcttttcctagTTTTCTATTGGGTTGTGACCCTTGTAGGTATGTCTTGACAAGGGCTTTTTTGCATTCTATAGCCCTATATTGTTTTCTTTCCTAATATTACACCctaatctttaattttcttataGTTATTCCTCTAGAATCCAAAGTTGCCTCCCCACTCCTCTAAGGCCAGGTCGCGTTCACCTTTGGAGCCCCTTACCTTGAGTATggaaacaacccaaacatagACCGAATTAGGGGTAGTCAATATGAAAGTCTCGCTCTGAGTCTAGCTATCGCACAGGGGCTTACTAGCAGAGTTATGCAGTTGTGAGTCTCACATAGTTAATGCTATCATGACTCAACGTTGCGTCTGCACTGACGTGATTTTCAAACAACACTAGTGTTATATAGCCATATAGGCAATGTTAGGGACCACCTTCCTTCGCTTCAAAGTCTTAATCGCCATGAGTAGAATTAGTGAAAAAGAATAAGTTATGTAGTTGGACTATATGTGTTATTAATTCGAGTTTTGCTTCTATaaagactattttttttttcggctaAAACTTTTTATATCTTATCTTTCGACACATAGTTGAATATTTGATCGAGATGAACCAAAGATATTGTCCTACAAAACATATTCTTTTTACTTAATCATAGTTGTACCTTCTCCTTTTTACCTCTTTAGCTTTATTGTCGCtattctcttattttttccttGTAATGTTGATGTGTAACAATGTTACAAGAGAATTGAGAATAAAAGGATGAAATCGTAAAAGAATAAAACATAGGATGCAACTTAAAGAAAATGGTACAAAATATTAGGGATGGATATTGCAAAAAAAGCCTTGTGATGAATACATTTTGGATTTATTAGGAAAATAGAAGACCAAAGAGGACTAGTTGTAATTGGATTACAACTGTAGAACAGCTGTTGGGGAGATTTTCATTTAAGCCAGTaggaaaatgaatggaattggTATCAGTCTTCACCAACTTGGATCCTAGGTCAAGTCCAATATGGTCCCATCACCCATTTTATCTACGTTTTTTTCCGtcctttcttgattttattattcttttttctttttcgacaTACCAAATTATCCAATTTACTCCCGGGTCCTAAATGTATGTCGTTTTGTAAAtcaactttgttttaaaaatattcaatgTGTTAGAAAAATAAGACATTTATTTATAACTTTTTCATACCTACTCAAAACCGTTCGAATGGTAGTTACGTAACATGTTAAAGAGAGATAAATCATTCTAGTACTAGTTAAAACAGATAAACCTATAATTAAGGCTGTTGAATGTCTTTGTCTAGAGTTTTGCTAGGAGAAAACCCATCATTTTTCTAAAATGGAGATTATCACTCTTTTAATAGTACTCATTTTTGTCACTTTGTACAACTAGAGTTAATTCTTATGTTGTGCAGTCCTACTGTAGTTTAGTTTGATTTGAGTTAATTCTTACGTAGCACAGATTGAATTACAATATAGTCTGGAGCATACACTGATCTGAAGTATACTTCACATTTGTTTATCATTGAAAGTAGAAAATTAAATCTTACTTAGTAAACAGGGATACCGAGAAAACTTCTGTCAATTTATTTAAAGAGATATGATTCTACTTTTGCATATATTAACTAAGTTTGGCACAATTAAGTGTTTAATGATTTGATATATAATAAAGCACTACAGCAgatatgaaagatatatgatgaTAGGTGGCAGATAGGGGTGTAGAAAGGAAACCGACAAACCTCATCAAACCGATAATCTGAAccaaattgagaaaaaaattcgatcagtgatttggtttgacttagtttgattttaaaaggaaaatccCAACCACTATTGATTTAGTTTTAAGTAAAAGTCAAATCGAAtcaaccaacccgacattacatgtataatgtaatttataaatatttcttaaactttttcatagttttttgtcctttaacatattatttcaagcttggaattagaattttgaatgatccaataagttttatatagcCCATAGAATTAGTGACTTaaataaaacccaacaaaaatcaaatcaatactaatgctaacaaaagaaattcaattctaacactaggaatgacaataatattggatatttattctttagttttatattttttgatttagatagtgaaaatacataacttagttttattttttttctttaatatttaatcatgtaattaatacttattaaccgtacttattttagcatgacttatagcctgtttggccaagcttctaaaaccaacttattttaaaaactaCTTTGGcgaaaagcagtttgtgtttggacaattaattaaaaaaacacttttgaatattaattagtgtttggccaagcttttaaaaagtatttctatttgtatttttctcaaaagcgATTTTTTAGGCTTACGGCTAACTTCCGTATTCAACATAAAtgacttattttctcccaaaagcttggccaagcacatcactttttttcaaataagcacttattgaaaaaataagtacttttgggggggaaataagcttggccaaacagcctattagtacttttagattatgaccATTATCTATATGCCTTATAAATTAGCCGTTTTTATTATAgtatgacttagtacttttagattatgatcattttattttatgcaattttattactttttttgGTTGAgtattttagtacaatgtcatctctcatcttgtgttattttcttaaaaattatcttaattagatagtcgtatcttattaggactaaagaaatatttgaagtacaagttatatgttttgtatgaagactttactAAAAAAGCACGAAAAACAAGAATGACCGaaaaaaatcgagaaaatccaaagttgaaaaacccgacttttattggtttggtttggtttataaatttaaaaacccgatacaattagtttggtttgatatttaAAAAACTCGAACCAATCCGGTTCATGTACACCCTTAACGGCAGATTTGACAATATATACTCCAAATTGGAATCAGAGATCTGCACTCAtttaaacatgaacttaacaaCAAAATTGATATATTTCTATGGTATAAACTAatccagaaaaagaaaaagattctAGAAACATAGTTGGCTAAAATCAATGGCTCAGCTGGCCGCAAAATTTTGCAGTAGGGTACCTCAATTAGGACCACTGCTGTTTGGCAAGTAGCAACTCAAAATTGGGACCCTTGCCAACCTGCAACAGCTAAACATGATATTGCTTGTCTTATTTTGATAATTTCATCTTGTATTCCTGAATTCGCCAGACAAGTCTTAGGACTTTTTGGGGATCCGTTAGAGAAAGGCTGACCAACAATGATGGTAGCTCAGATTACATTAGATTCTGTTTGGATCACAAGCAAATTAAATTAGAATGTAATTATACtgcttgatttttttgtttgatcaagtaattaaCGATTAGTAaggaattgagtgtaattgagaGAAAATAATTACTCTCGAAATCTCAAAGAGGAGTAAGATAATTCATgttatagttaaaaaaaaaaaacttttattagtttgactTTTTACTTAAAGATACAATAAAAATTGACTTCTTTTGGGTTGCAAGGCTCATTTCTCGTGTGCGCGGGGCCACTTCCTTTTACTAGTTCTTTATAAACCTAATAATGCACAATTTAATATAAggagaaaaaattatttctaccACCAATGAGGGACACTTTATCTTTCACATAAGacaaagataaataaataaataaaaagggaccctaaaaaataaagagaggaaAGGGgaaaatttctttatttttacatttgtCAAAGGTTATTCCCAATAGTCCCCTACTATGCAAAGATAACTAATAAGAACAATTtctgagcaaaaaaaaaagaaaaaaagaacgtGTACTTAAGTGCAGAAAAATTAATATTGTAAATACCTCCAACAGCTAAAGTTGAATACAAGTTCACTGAACTCAGTAACTTTTgctcaaataatatttttgtgctAAGAAagtcatcaatatatatatatatatatataattagaaTTCAATTATTATCATTTGAAATCGTTGTTCTGAATTCAGAACTTATAAAATCGAAATTCTCGGTCCATCTCGGATGACTCGTGAGATGATCCATAATTTAGTTCAAATTGACCCACTTATTTTAACTTAAGCAAATATTGCATGAATTATGATTCAATACATTAATTAATTCACCTACATTAACTCACACAAAATGTAATCCAACATGTCCATTGACACACCTGCATTACGGTCAGACCTCTCTTTATTAATAGTTATCCTTCATAATAATATTTCACTATAACAATTTCActgttttctttaaaatcaatttttataacAGTATTTGTGCTTTGGAACATCGTTCTACAAAGCTTTCATAACAACCCATCACTGACTTTTCAATAAATTGAATTGCGGACCATTAGTCATGCATATTTCATTTTAATTGACCCTTACCCTGTCAACCAAAGTAATTTTTTCTTGCTCACACCTTTCACACCATATTACCAAATTCTTAAACTCTAGAACATTTGTTGaccttattttttaatatagtttcatcATCCAAAGataatcaaataaataattaacaagaagAAAATTTGCCGCCTTAGTTTTACAAGTTCTCAACTAAAGTGGGCATTTACAAAACTTCAGAAGACTATTCCCATTACTATATGGTTTTTCGACTTTTGGTCTAGTCCCTGTGCTTTTCGTAATTtacttttttgtttaataaactttaaaaaaaaataaaaaaaaatactagaaaATCCTGTGACGAGGTTTGCCGCTCAAGTATACACAaatcattatatatttttttccttctttttcctttgaaagattctatttttccaaaatcatAGGAAGTTTCCATAAATTCCTTTCCTCTTTAATTAGTACTAATACTTTCCAAATTTAAAACCCAATTTCCTTCTTACAACTATAACAAAAAGTAGTAAAAATAGATCTTTTCCGATTCTTGAATGTAAGAAAATCTTTGATTTACAAATCAAGTAACTCTATAAATTATACATTATGAAGTCCCCAATTTACGAAGCCATAATTAAATTGTTCTTCTCTTCCACCACCACACCATGAACACTACTAATGCAGTTAAGAAAACTCAAGGGCGTAGGAAAATTGCAATCAAGCCAATAGACAATCAAAACAGTAGGCATGTTACTTTCTCTAAACGCCGTTTAGGACTTTTCAAGAAAGCTAGTGAACTTTGCATCTTAAGTGGTGCAGAAATTGCTATTTTAGTTCAGTCACTAAAAAGACAGCGTCTTTTCACCTTTGGTCATCCCAGTGCTGACGCGGTCATTGACCGTTACCTCACaggaaaatcatcatcatcgtccaCTAACGATCAATTGAATATGCAACAGAATAACCAGTACTATTCTCAACTTTGTAGAGAACTGGAGacggagaagaagaagaaggagagtaTTGAAGAATTGAAGTTGGTGAATAATGATGGTAGTGATAATAATGGTGAATTTTGGTGGAATGAACCAATTGATGATATGGGAATTGAGGAACTTGAAGAATTTATGACTGCATTGGgagaattgaagaagaaagtaaCAATGAGGGCtgatgaattgaatatgataaATGGTTCTTCTTCATCGAATTCAACAATGCAAATAGCTAGATTTGG encodes:
- the LOC132064782 gene encoding uncharacterized protein LOC132064782, with product MDPCPFVRIVIGSLALKFPTESKLPPTTNFDCKIKLKGFLTQSTSISAFFQEQEAILDNRIHGCFNFSKSELVKLVEKSNVRGKPSCLKIEIYGGKMGFGYLKGSTGKLLGSVLVPLDLKSLENIGHRGVVIQNGWVSVNGSNGAELNLNVRAEPDPRFVFQFDGEPECSPQVFQVNGNVKQPVFTCKFSFRNSGDRNMRSRSSLSEPSTSTSCFSSCTSDKETPVKERKGWSITVHDLSGSPVAAASMVTPFVPSQGSDRVSKSNPGSWLILRPGDNTWKPWGRLEAWRERNGELGYRFEIIPDGATDAITLVNSTISTKKGGKIGIDIINGATPLTSPNSSFDLSSGSGSGSDFGSQPGSGSWAQLLYRGFVMSATMGGEGKCSKPEVEVGVQHVSCAEDAAAFVALAAAMDLSMDACRSFSQKLRRELRQQDQE
- the LOC132062803 gene encoding agamous-like MADS-box protein AGL62, with protein sequence MNTTNAVKKTQGRRKIAIKPIDNQNSRHVTFSKRRLGLFKKASELCILSGAEIAILVQSLKRQRLFTFGHPSADAVIDRYLTGKSSSSSTNDQLNMQQNNQYYSQLCRELETEKKKKESIEELKLVNNDGSDNNGEFWWNEPIDDMGIEELEEFMTALGELKKKVTMRADELNMINGSSSSNSTMQIARFGAEDHFLNQQAIDYCSSIVPYDFNQPGDGQF